AACTTGTGTGCTATGCGAAAGGCACTTGCGTTGTCCCAAAAGACAAGCAGCGTTTCAGGAAGGGTGAGTGAACATGGAGGAGGCTGGGTTCATGGAAAAGCTCATCATTACTTGCGCATTGACAGGGGCTGAGGCAACCAAACAAGACAACCCCAACCTGCCGGTGACACCGGAGGAAATTGCAAAGGCGGCGCTTGAAGTTCGACAGGCAGGGGCGTCGATTGTCCATTTGCATGCCCGGAACGAGGACGGTTCTCCCACGCAGGACAAGACAGTTTATGCGGAAATCATGCGGCGAATCAGGGAGACCGGCAACGATATCATTCTGCAGGTTTCCACCGGCGGAGCGGTGGGAATGACGCCGGAGGAGCGGATACAGCCCGTTACATTGCGATCGAAGGCTTCTGACGGATCCTTTTCCGGGGGTCAAGCCACGGGGCTGCTCCCTCCCTATCCGGAGATGGCCTCGCTAACCACGGGAACGGTTAATTTTGGCAATGGCGTATTTTTGAACACTCCTTCCGATATTGAGCGGTTTGCCCGTGTGATTCAGGAACATGGGGTACTGCCGGAATTGGAAATTTTCGACGCGGGCATGATAAGAAACGCATTGGAATTGAGAAAGAAAGGGCTTGTGCCGGATAACGCCCCGTTTGATTTCGTAATGGGGGTTGCAGGCGGAATTCCCGGCACACCCCGTGAGCTTCTATTCCTTGTGGAATCGCTGCCGGAAGGGGCACGCTGGTCGGTGGCGGGAATTGGAAGGGCACAATTGCCTCTTGCCACAATGGCAATCTTGTTGGGAGGGCATGTTCGGGTCGGATTTGAAGACAACGTTTACTATGCAAAAGGGGTTTTGGCGGAAAGCAATGCCCAACTGGTTGCCCGGATTGTACGGTTGGCCAAGGAGCTCGGACGCGCCGTGGCTGCGCCTGACGAGGCCAGACACATGCTTGGTATTATTGGCAAAAAGTGATAAAATATTTCAGAACTCAAGACGACTCGAGGAGCAGGAGGGAATCCATAATGGCTTTTGCATCTTTCAAGGAAGTGCTGACTGACGGATTGAAACACGGGTATGCAGTCGGCCAGTTCAACGTTAACAACCTGGAGTTTTTGCAGGCGATCATCGAAACGGCGGAAGAAGAACGTTCACCGGTGATTCTCGGAGTATCGGAAGGCGCAATGAAATACATGAACATTGAATACACGGTGGCCATGTGCAAAGCGGCTGCAGAGAAGGCCAGCGTGCCGGTCATTTTGCATCTGGACCACGGTTCCTCCTACGAAGTGGTGTTGAAGTGCCTGCGGGCTGGGTTTTCCTCCATCATGATCGACGCTTCCCATTATCCGTTGGAAGAGAACATTGCCAAGACCAGGCAGGTCGTCCATGCTTGCCATACGCTCGGTGTTGATGTGGAAGGGGAACTGGGCCGAATTGGGGGAACGGAAGACGACCTTTCCGTTGATGAAAGGGACGCAACTCTGGCGAAACCGGAGGAAGCTGTCCGTCTGGTGCAGGAATCGGGCATCGACGCACTGGCTCCCGCTATCGGGTCTGCCCACGGTTTGTACAAGGGAGAACCGAAACTGGACTTTGACCGGTTGGCCAAGATCCGGGATTTGACCGGAGTTCCGCTTGTCTTGCACGGGGGTTCCGGCATTCCGGATGAAGACATTCGCAAAGCAATCTCCCTTGGGGTCTCCAAGATCAATGTCAACACGGAGAACCAGGTGGCGTTCACCAACAAGATTCGCGAATTGCTTGACAAAGACGCGAAAGTTTACGATCCGCGCAAATACCTGGGACCGGCTCGCGAAGCCATTAAGGAAACCGTTCGTGAGAAGATTCGTTTGTTCGGTTCCAACAACAAGGCTTAACAACAATCATCTGCTGCCCGCAGCCGGTTCGCCGGCTGTTCATCATTCTGCGGCAAAGGAGAAAGCGATATGAAATTCTTTATCGATACAGCCAATGTGGAAGAGATTCGGCTTGCCAACGACATGGGG
The DNA window shown above is from Effusibacillus lacus and carries:
- a CDS encoding 3-keto-5-aminohexanoate cleavage protein, with the protein product MEKLIITCALTGAEATKQDNPNLPVTPEEIAKAALEVRQAGASIVHLHARNEDGSPTQDKTVYAEIMRRIRETGNDIILQVSTGGAVGMTPEERIQPVTLRSKASDGSFSGGQATGLLPPYPEMASLTTGTVNFGNGVFLNTPSDIERFARVIQEHGVLPELEIFDAGMIRNALELRKKGLVPDNAPFDFVMGVAGGIPGTPRELLFLVESLPEGARWSVAGIGRAQLPLATMAILLGGHVRVGFEDNVYYAKGVLAESNAQLVARIVRLAKELGRAVAAPDEARHMLGIIGKK
- the fba gene encoding class II fructose-1,6-bisphosphate aldolase; translation: MAFASFKEVLTDGLKHGYAVGQFNVNNLEFLQAIIETAEEERSPVILGVSEGAMKYMNIEYTVAMCKAAAEKASVPVILHLDHGSSYEVVLKCLRAGFSSIMIDASHYPLEENIAKTRQVVHACHTLGVDVEGELGRIGGTEDDLSVDERDATLAKPEEAVRLVQESGIDALAPAIGSAHGLYKGEPKLDFDRLAKIRDLTGVPLVLHGGSGIPDEDIRKAISLGVSKINVNTENQVAFTNKIRELLDKDAKVYDPRKYLGPAREAIKETVREKIRLFGSNNKA